AACCCTATGTATTGTGTAATAAATTGATTAACAAATACCAAGTAACCCTAAAATAATTCCAAGAATCATAATGCCAAACATCACAACATTGATATTTACTTTTTTACGTAATAACCAGAACGTAATCAATGTCACAGTTAATGGCACAATCCCTACAAATAGTTGATCTAAGTAATCTTGAATTTTAATTGGATCAGAACCACTGACTGTTACTTCTAAAATCGTTTTGAATTTTACAGTTGAAGCAGTCATACTTCCCATCATCAGTAACCCAACCATACTAGATGCTTTAGTTAGTATTTTCATACCGCCACTTTCATATAGTTTTTGAATGAAGTTGGCCCCAACAGAATAACCTGTATAAAGAGCATAATAATGAATAATAAAAGCCGGAATATTGTAAAGGGCTAAGAAAACGATGGCTCCCATAACTGATCCAGTACTGGCAATTGAAATCCCAATACTTGCAGCAATGACACGTAAAATACCCCAAAAGAATGAATCTCCGATACCTGATAAAGGTCCCATCAATGATGCTTTAACAGCAGTGATTGAGCTTGCATCAAAATTCTCATCTTCACTATTTTGTTTTTCCATTGAAGTCACAAGACCCATAATAAAGTTATTAATATGCATGGTAGCATTAAACCACGTTGTATGACGGACAATCGCGTCTGCTCGTTCTTCCTCTGTTTTGTAGTAACGATTGATGACTGGAAGTAAAGTATAGATAACGCCTAACGCATGGTATTGTGTCGCTCCTGTACGACTGGCATTCATTGTCCATGAACGCCAAAAGACTGAGCGCATCATTTTTTTATCTTCAACTGACATATCTTGTTTTAGTTTCATGCGAAAAAGTCCTCCTCTTCTTCTTCTTTACTCATTTCACCACTGGCAACTTTTCCTTGTGTAGTTGGTAAATTCATCATTTGTACATCACGTTGAACCATCATCACACAAATGACAATTCCAACAGCCGCCACCGCAACAGCTGGTAATTTCAAGTAAGCTGTTAAAATAAACCCTAATAAGTAAAAGACAGATAATTTATTGTCCCAAAGCAATTTCATCAACATCGCAAACCCAACAGCTGGTAATAAGCCGCCTGCCGCACTCAAACCATTCATCACATTTTGAGGAATGTTGTTTACCATAACGGCAACAGGTTCACTTCCAAGTAGGACCCCAACAAATGAAATCGCGGCAATAATAAAGTAATAGAAAATCCATGTCCCATAATGTAGTGCCACAATTTTTCGTTGATTATTTTCACGTGCAACACGATCCAGCATTGGGGCAAAAATATTCATCAAAACATTTTTCAAGAACATCACCACAAACGCTGCTAACATCCCAATTGGAATGGCTAGTGTAATTGCCGCTTTTTGTTCAACGTTTGCAATAATCGCGAATGTTGTCGCAAGGGTTGTTGCTGTCACTGGTTCGGCAGAAATCACGCCACCAATATTCACATTTCCCATAAACACGGCTTCAAGTGCTGCTCCCATCAAAACACCTGTTTTTAAATCTCCCATCAATAGCCCTGTTACCAGTCCAACAACTAACGGACGTTCCAACATACTTTGACCTGTTAAATAGTTACCAGCAAAACAGATAAACACACTAAGTCCTGCCATAAGTGCATGCATTAACATTTTTTATCCCCCTTAGACATTTTTCAATGCTTTTTTCAATTCTAATTTTGGATTAGTCGGTAAAACTTGATTGTAGCTATCCACCTGTTCTAACTCTGATAATTCTTTGGCAGCCGTTAATTCATCTGGATTAAGTAACACGCTTGGAAAAATCGTTGTTTTGTCTTTTGGATCTGATTTATCAAAACGACCCGCATTTGCTACGTTCACTGTTTCTACAGCATCGACGTGTTGTGCAATTTTATTCGCATCAGACACACAGTTCACAATCACAAACATGCGTTTATCTTTCCCGCGAGGGTCATTAAATAATTCAATCGCATCATCTACTGAACGAACTAACAACTTCATCCCATTTGGTACAGCCATTTTTAATGTCATTTGCATCACTTGATTTTTTGCCGCCTCATCATTTGCTACTACTAAAAGTGGGGCATTTAATTCTTTTGTCCATACAACTGCTACCTGTCCATGGATTAATCGGTCATCTACTCTAATTTGTGTAATCATCTTTTCTCCTCCTAAAAAATATCGTCCTCTTCTTCTATTGTGGTTGAAACCAGTTGAACCTGTGATTCTTGAATTGCAGCTAATACCTCTTCTTTTGACAACATGCCAGTATTTTCATGGAACATAATGGATAAAATAATAGCTAAATTTGAATTTGATACCAACATGATATTGTCTTTCCCTGACGTCATAATTTCTGCTGCGATTTTTTGATTCACACTTCCACCATATAAATCTGTGAATACAATTCCCTGACTATCTTCACTAACCTCTTGAATAAATTGTTGAACTTCCGGTGTGTAATCATCATCCGTGACATAAGCATCTATTACTTGGACGTTGTCTCCACTACCTGTTAAGATGTTCAACGAGTTTTGTAACCCACTAGCAAATTTGCCATGTGTGGCAATTAAATAACTTCTCTCCATTCTTTTCACCTCTTCACTTTTATATAAGCAAGTATGATGCCAACTTTCAAAACAATAGAATGCGGTTACAAAAGCCTTTTAGGTAAATTATACTGTTTAAACACTTTTCTTTTTTCCTAAACAACCTAAACACTTAAAAAAGACAGTGTTTCTTAAAGTTAAGAAACACTGTCTTTTAATGATTATTTAATTATCTTTTTGAAAAAAGGCATCCAATAAGGCACGTACTTCATCTGTTGATTTGGTATTCATCAAACTAACACGTAAATCACTGGCTCCTGGAAAGCCTTTAACATAAATTTTAAAGAATCGATGCAAACCAACAATGGAACGTGGCACTTGTTTAGCATACTCATCTTGTAAGTCTAATTGAAGTCTCAATAGCCCTAATAAGTCTTCTGTTGAATGATTTTTAGGTTCTTTCTCAAAGGCATAGGGATTTTTGAATATCCCTCTTCCTATCATGACACCATCCACACCATATTTTTCGACTAACTCAAGCCCCATCTGTCGATCAAGCACATCACCATTAATGGTAATGAGTGTATCAGGAGCAATCTCATCTCTTAATGCTAATATTTCTGGAATTAATTCCCACTTAGCAGGTACTTTACTCATTTCATCCCGTGTTCTTAAATGAATCGACAAGTTAGCGATGTCTTGTTTTAAAATATGTGCCAACCAATCAATCATCTCATCTTGCGAATGATACCCTATACGTGTTTTCACACTAACTGGTAGTCCACCTTCTTTTGCTGCGGCGATTAATTCAGCTGCTACATCTGGACGTAAAATTAATCCACTGCCTTTCCCTCGTGTGGCCACATTAGGAACCGGACATCCCATATTAATATCAATGCCTTTAAATCCCATCTCTTTTAATTCTTTACTCATCTGTCTAAAATATTCTGGATTATCTCCCCAGATATGTGCCACAATAGGTTGCTCGTCTTCTTCAAAGACTAATCTTCCTTGAACACTTTCTTTACCATCCGGATGACAAAAACTATCCGAGTTAGTAAATTCGGTAAAAAATACATCTGGTGCTCCTGCCTTTTTCACCACATGACGAAATACCACATCCGTCACATCTTCCATCGGAGCTAAAATAAAAAATGGCTTTGGTAAATCTTGCCAAAAATTGGTTGTCATATCAGTTTCTCCGTTCTAAATCCTTTTACTAAGTCACTTGGTATTATACTAATAATGATAGAAAGACGCAAAGCAGAAAACTCCCTTCCGAATTTACACTAGATAAATACACCATAAGTCTGATATATATATTTCAACTTATCATCTATCATAAAATTAATAAAACAACAACATTAATTTAGTTAACGTATATTCCTTATTTAAAGAAATGAAAGTAATAGCTCTTATCATTATACTGAAACACACCTACCCAAATAAAATTTTAATAATAAAAAACCATCTACCTAATATAACTTAGTTAGATGGTTTAAAGTGCGTATACTATTTTTTCATATCATATAATCGTGCATGTTTGACATCTTCAATTGTTTGTGTTCCTGCTAATTGCATCACTCGTTTTAAGTCTGTTTCAAAGTATTCTAAAACAGATTTAACACCTTTCCATCCACCTAAAGCCAAACCAAATAATACTGGACGACCTAGAGCAATGATATCTGCTCCACTTGCTAGTGCTTTAAAGATATGCTCTCCACGACGAACACCACTATCAAATACGATTGGCACACGTCCTGCTACAGCTTCTGAAATGTCAGCTAACACTTCAAACGAGCCTGGCGCATTATCTAATTGACGTCCACCGTGATTTGATACCCAAATACCTGCTGCTCCAGCACCAATCGCTAATACCGCATCTTCTGGTGTTTGCACTCCCTTAACAAAAACAGGTAAACCAGAGTATTCCGCAATAAACTTCACATCGGCTGGTTCAATTTTTTGTTTTGATTGAGCGTAAATGTTATTTAGTGACATGTTTTCTCCAGAACCTGTTAAGTAACGAGAAACAATTGGCATACCAAATGGGTAAACAAATTTATTTTCTAAGTCACGTTCACGGTTACCACTCAATGTTGCATCTGCTGTTAAAATAATGGCTGTTGCCCCATCTGCTTTTGCTTCATCTAGGATGTTTTTATTCATCTCTTCGTCTTTACTCATATAGATTTGGAACCAACGTGGATTACCATTTAAACCAGCATCAATTTCTTCAAACGTCGCACCAGAATAAGCGCTAATTGACATAATGGTTCCACCAAATTCTGAAATTCCTTTAGCTGTTCCTGCTTCTTTTGTTGCATGAGCTAATCCGTGAGCTGCAATTGGAGCCATAATAAATGGTACTTTCAAGTCATGTTCGAAAATTTTTGTTGAGGTATCTGGGTGTTCGACGCCAGCTAATACACGAGGTAAAATCCCTTTACTTAACCATGCTTCGTCATTACGTTGTAGCGTAAATTCTTTTCCTGAACCACCTGAAATATAGTCAAATCCACCTTTAGGAACGACTTTACTTGCTGCTTCTTCTAATCTATATGTACTAATTACGTCGATTTCTTGCTCAATTGTTGGTGCGTTATATGTTTGTTGTTCTGTCATGTTTTTTCATCCTTTTTAAACGTTTTTTTAAGTGTTGTTTTCTAATTAAAATAAAATATTGGTGACTGGTACAGTAAATGGTGCTAATGCTACGACCGTTAACCCTGTTACCACGATTGACAGGCCAGACATTGCGCCTTGA
This genomic stretch from Vagococcus sp. CY52-2 harbors:
- a CDS encoding PTS system mannose/fructose/sorbose family transporter subunit IID; the encoded protein is MKLKQDMSVEDKKMMRSVFWRSWTMNASRTGATQYHALGVIYTLLPVINRYYKTEEERADAIVRHTTWFNATMHINNFIMGLVTSMEKQNSEDENFDASSITAVKASLMGPLSGIGDSFFWGILRVIAASIGISIASTGSVMGAIVFLALYNIPAFIIHYYALYTGYSVGANFIQKLYESGGMKILTKASSMVGLLMMGSMTASTVKFKTILEVTVSGSDPIKIQDYLDQLFVGIVPLTVTLITFWLLRKKVNINVVMFGIMILGIILGLLGIC
- a CDS encoding PTS sugar transporter subunit IIC — encoded protein: MLMHALMAGLSVFICFAGNYLTGQSMLERPLVVGLVTGLLMGDLKTGVLMGAALEAVFMGNVNIGGVISAEPVTATTLATTFAIIANVEQKAAITLAIPIGMLAAFVVMFLKNVLMNIFAPMLDRVARENNQRKIVALHYGTWIFYYFIIAAISFVGVLLGSEPVAVMVNNIPQNVMNGLSAAGGLLPAVGFAMLMKLLWDNKLSVFYLLGFILTAYLKLPAVAVAAVGIVICVMMVQRDVQMMNLPTTQGKVASGEMSKEEEEEDFFA
- a CDS encoding PTS sugar transporter subunit IIB; its protein translation is MITQIRVDDRLIHGQVAVVWTKELNAPLLVVANDEAAKNQVMQMTLKMAVPNGMKLLVRSVDDAIELFNDPRGKDKRMFVIVNCVSDANKIAQHVDAVETVNVANAGRFDKSDPKDKTTIFPSVLLNPDELTAAKELSELEQVDSYNQVLPTNPKLELKKALKNV
- a CDS encoding PTS sugar transporter subunit IIA is translated as MERSYLIATHGKFASGLQNSLNILTGSGDNVQVIDAYVTDDDYTPEVQQFIQEVSEDSQGIVFTDLYGGSVNQKIAAEIMTSGKDNIMLVSNSNLAIILSIMFHENTGMLSKEEVLAAIQESQVQLVSTTIEEEDDIF
- a CDS encoding tRNA-dihydrouridine synthase — encoded protein: MTTNFWQDLPKPFFILAPMEDVTDVVFRHVVKKAGAPDVFFTEFTNSDSFCHPDGKESVQGRLVFEEDEQPIVAHIWGDNPEYFRQMSKELKEMGFKGIDINMGCPVPNVATRGKGSGLILRPDVAAELIAAAKEGGLPVSVKTRIGYHSQDEMIDWLAHILKQDIANLSIHLRTRDEMSKVPAKWELIPEILALRDEIAPDTLITINGDVLDRQMGLELVEKYGVDGVMIGRGIFKNPYAFEKEPKNHSTEDLLGLLRLQLDLQDEYAKQVPRSIVGLHRFFKIYVKGFPGASDLRVSLMNTKSTDEVRALLDAFFQKDN
- a CDS encoding lactate oxidase, producing the protein MTEQQTYNAPTIEQEIDVISTYRLEEAASKVVPKGGFDYISGGSGKEFTLQRNDEAWLSKGILPRVLAGVEHPDTSTKIFEHDLKVPFIMAPIAAHGLAHATKEAGTAKGISEFGGTIMSISAYSGATFEEIDAGLNGNPRWFQIYMSKDEEMNKNILDEAKADGATAIILTADATLSGNRERDLENKFVYPFGMPIVSRYLTGSGENMSLNNIYAQSKQKIEPADVKFIAEYSGLPVFVKGVQTPEDAVLAIGAGAAGIWVSNHGGRQLDNAPGSFEVLADISEAVAGRVPIVFDSGVRRGEHIFKALASGADIIALGRPVLFGLALGGWKGVKSVLEYFETDLKRVMQLAGTQTIEDVKHARLYDMKK